The proteins below are encoded in one region of Phaseolus vulgaris cultivar G19833 chromosome 1, P. vulgaris v2.0, whole genome shotgun sequence:
- the LOC137814542 gene encoding trihelix transcription factor PTL-like, giving the protein MEMEDHHHHHHHHQHHDQQQHQQQQQYAITDLRQLMNGPRATHFPSMPPQPKAELFPGGHSNLAATQHFEMMMFGRQVADIMPRCLHDFASTDSATNNNNTNIAAATPTTTTSASTPPLSCLEGETAGCIGGDASTGRWPRQETLTLLEIRSRLDSKFKEANQKGPLWDEVSRIMSEEHGYQRSGKKCREKFENLYKYYKKTKEGKAGRQDGKHYRFFRQLEALYGENSNQTSVPETNFGSSSLRFNANSHNPSQTNQEMFHSQKHCDSLSLTNSTDLDTSSSDDNDQNSTGGLKDNDSTEKRRKRLSGRSWKVKIKDFIDSQMRKLVEKQEEWLDKLTKTLEQKEKERVFREEEWRRQEAVRLEREHKFWAKERAWIEARDAALMEALQKLTGNEMIKSTQSPEGRMVTGIQNHSENLNEDGSEILNSTTVRGAESWPESEITRLQQLRAEMETRYMQSGCSEEIMWEEIATKMACFGYERSALVFKEKWESSSNYARNAKDGNKKRKEDPRGCFYFDNSEQSSLYNQGGAYCDINDQRHERRLQNDGSSPSNSNVGNAVAGDNCFPFLMTESANLWENYSLKVNKASQNQ; this is encoded by the exons ATGGAAATGGAGgaccatcatcatcatcaccatcatCATCAACATCATGACCAGCAGCAACACCAGCAACAGCAGCAGTATGCCATCACTGATCTCAGGCAACTCATGAACGGCCCGAGGGCCACCCATTTCCCCTCCATGCCGCCGCAGCCCAAGGCGGAGCTCTTCCCCGGCGGCCACTCCAACCTGGCCGCCACGCAGCACTTCGAGATGATGATGTTTGGTCGTCAAGTGGCGGACATAATGCCTCGGTGTCTTCATGACTTTGCCTCTACCGATTCCGCCACGAATAATAACAATACGAACATCGCTGCTGCGACTCCCACCACCACCACTAGCGCCTCCACTCCTCCGCTTAGTTGCTTAGAGGGTGAGACCGCAGGATGCATCGGTGGAGACGCCTCCACTGGAAGATGGCCCAGACAAGAGACTCTCACTCTTCTTGAGATCAGATCTCGCCTCGACTCTAAATTCAAAGAGGCTAATCAAAAGGGTCCCCTATGGGATGAAGTTTCTAG GATCATGTCTGAAGAACATGGATATCAAAGGAGCGGGAAGAAGTGCCGGGAGAAGTTTGAGAACCTGTACAAATATTACAAGAAGACAAAGGAGGGAAAAGCAGGAAGGCAGGATGGGAAACATTACAGGTTCTTTCGTCAACTTGAAGCCTTATATGGGGAAAACAGTAACCAAACATCGGTGCCAGAAACCAATTTTGGTAGCAGCAGCCTTCGTTTCAACGCAAACAGCCACAACCCTTCTCAAACAAATCAAGAAATGTTTCACTCCCAGAAGCATTGTGATAGCCTAAGTCTCACCAACTCCACTGATTTGGACACGTCATCATCGGATGACAATGATCAGAATAGCACTGGAGGACTCAAGGACAATGACTCCACGGAGAAGAGGAGAAAGAGGCTGAGCGGTAGAAGCTGGAAGGTGAAGATAAAAGACTTCATTGACTCACAGATGAGGAAGCTGGTGGAGAAGCAAGAGGAGTGGTTGGATAAACTCACAAAGACGCTGGAACAGAAAGAAAAGGAGAGGGTGTTCAGAGAAGAAGAGTGGAGGAGACAAGAAGCTGTGAGGTTGGAGAGGGAACACAAATTTTGGGCTAAAGAGAGAGCATGGATTGAAGCCAGGGATGCTGCTTTAATGGAGGCTTTGCAAAAACTAACAGGAAATGAGATGATAAAGAGTACTCAATCTCCTGAGGGTCGTATGGTAACTGGAATTCAAAACCATAGTGAAAACCTGAATGAAGATGGGAGTGAAATACTAAATAGTACTACTGTCAGAGGTGCTGAAAGCTGGCCAGAATCTGAGATTACTAGGCTTCAACAACTGAGAGCTGAGATGGAGACAAGGTATATGCAAAGTGGGTGTTCAGAAGAGATTATGTGGGAGGAAATAGCAACCAAAATGGCTTGTTTTGGTTACGAAAGGAGTGCTTTAGTGTTCAAAGAGAAATGGGAAAGTAGCAGCAACTATGCAAGGAATGCTAAAGATGGAAACAAGAAGCGCAAGGAAGACCCTAGAGGTTGTTTCTACTTCGATAACAGCGAACAGTCTTCTCTGTATAACCAAGGAGGGGCCTATTGTGATATTAATGATCAAAGGCACGAGAGGAGGCTGCAAAATGATGGCTCTTCGCCTTCGAATTCAAATGTTGGAAATGCAGTTGCTGGTGACAATTGCTTTCCCTTCTTGATGACTGAGAGTGCAAATTTGTGGGAGAACTATAGCTTAAAGGTTAATAAAGCAAGCCAAAACCAGTGA